A single Chanos chanos chromosome 8, fChaCha1.1, whole genome shotgun sequence DNA region contains:
- the alkbh6 gene encoding putative RNA/DNA demethylase ALKBH6, whose product MAHPSQISDELEKYILKNAPPTVYYIPDFITETEEEYLLQQVYNAPKPKWTQLSRRRLQNWGGLPHQKGMFAEKLPDWLLKYTEKISALGAFAGKTANHVLVNEYKPGEGIMPHEDGPMYHPTVTTISLGSHTLLDFYRPISQTELEVPQTEESRYVLSLLLQQRSLLILQGDMYERYLHGIREVITDTLTDSVANLSCAGGHAGDVLPRGTRVSLTIRHVPKVIRAPLMLGRK is encoded by the exons ATGGCACATCCCAGCCAGATTTCAGATGAATTGGAGAAGTACATCCTGAAAAAT GCACCACCTACTGTATACTACATACCTGACTTCATAACTGAGACGGAAGAGGAATATCTTTTACAACAG GTGTACAATGCCCCAAAACCAAAGTGGACACAGTTGTCTAGGAGGAGACTACAAAACtggg GTGGATTGCCCCATCAGAAGGGAATGTTTGCAGAGAAGCTTCCTGATTGGTTGctcaaatacacagagaaaatatcagCCCTCGGTGCATTTGCTGGGAAGACAGCAAATCATGTGTTGGTGAATGAGTACAAACCAGGGGAAGGTATTATG ccTCATGAGGATGGGCCAATGTATCACCCCACAGTGACCACCATTAGCTTGggctcacacacattactggaCTTCTACAGACCTATCAGTCAAACAGAG TTGGAAGTCcctcagacagaggagagtcgCTATGTGCTGTCATTGTTGCTACAGCAACGAAGTCTGCTGATCTTACAGGGTGATATGTATGAGCGTTACCTCCATGGCATCCGCGAGGTCATCACAGATACCCTGACGGACAGTGTAGCTAACCTCTCCTGTGCAGGCGGTCACGCGGGGGATGTTTTACCCCGGGGCACAAGAGTGTCCCTCACCATTCGACACGTCCCCAAAGTTATCCGAGCACCTCTGATGCTTGGCAGGAagtga